In Trichocoleus desertorum NBK24, the following are encoded in one genomic region:
- a CDS encoding glycosyltransferase, which produces MIIPAFNSEKTIRETIDSVLHQTLNDFEIIVINDGSQDSTLEVAASISDFRLKIFSYSNAGVSASRNRGLTHASSDYIAFLDADDLWTPDKLEAQLQVLQGNPGAGVAYSWTDWIDESGRFLRPGGHITANGNVHTQLLLRDFVESGSNPLIRKHALIEVGGFNEALSAAADWDMWLRLATRYEFLAIPSSQVLYRVSPESMSANVWKMEAESIQVIERAFNQVPESLSLKRQVLGQRYQYLTLKALEGSLDRYRGITAARFLKEAVRNNPKWLGRIRLMSIILGKIVIATLLPTHSAQGTLKAIKQWIHKSRNLAEPQQAK; this is translated from the coding sequence GTGATTATCCCAGCCTTTAATAGTGAAAAAACAATCCGAGAGACAATTGATTCAGTTTTGCATCAAACACTGAATGATTTTGAAATTATTGTGATTAATGATGGCTCTCAAGACTCAACTCTTGAAGTTGCTGCCAGTATTTCGGATTTCCGACTCAAAATATTTTCTTACAGCAATGCTGGGGTATCCGCCAGTCGTAATCGTGGGTTAACTCACGCTTCTAGTGATTACATTGCATTTCTTGATGCAGATGATCTGTGGACCCCTGATAAGCTTGAAGCTCAACTACAAGTTCTACAGGGAAATCCTGGAGCTGGAGTAGCTTATAGTTGGACTGATTGGATTGATGAATCTGGCCGATTTTTACGTCCAGGTGGACATATTACGGCAAATGGCAACGTCCATACGCAATTGTTATTAAGGGATTTTGTCGAAAGCGGCTCTAATCCTTTAATTCGCAAACATGCTCTAATTGAGGTGGGTGGTTTCAATGAAGCCTTGAGTGCCGCTGCAGATTGGGATATGTGGCTGCGTTTAGCGACACGTTATGAATTTCTAGCAATACCGTCTTCTCAAGTTTTATACCGGGTTTCTCCAGAGTCAATGTCTGCTAATGTCTGGAAAATGGAAGCTGAGAGTATACAAGTGATTGAACGTGCTTTTAATCAAGTGCCTGAGTCTCTGTCACTGAAACGGCAAGTACTGGGTCAGCGCTACCAATATTTGACTCTTAAAGCTTTAGAAGGCTCCCTCGATCGCTATCGTGGCATTACTGCAGCACGATTTCTTAAGGAAGCAGTTCGTAATAATCCTAAGTGGTTAGGTCGCATTCGGTTAATGTCAATTATTCTAGGGAAAATTGTGATCGCAACTTTGCTGCCAACTCATTCTGCTCAAGGAACGCTCAAAGCAATTAAGCAATGGATTCACAAAAGCAGAAATCTTGCAGAACCACAGCAAGCAAAATAA
- a CDS encoding glycosyltransferase, whose product MPQISVVIPAYNAEKTIKATIDSVLSQTFSDFELIVVNDGSLDTTLNIVANIQDPRIKLISQPNSGPQKSRNRGIREAQGEYLSFLDADDLWTPDKLEAQLKALQANPDAAVAYSWTNWIDETGQFIRRGAYVNATGNVYEKLLLIDFVESGSNPLVLRQALDEIGNFDESLVGGQDWDMWLRLAARYPFTVVASPQILYRKYPNSNSWSNNVERQELGFKRVIEKALTHAPEAIQRRKKDILANRYKCLVVDALERPAGQKRGLTAARFLWVALRNDPALLRARVLVKLVLRTAVVISLPPPLAQVLLLKAENLLDVRALYGYLRIESSISTPTSVELT is encoded by the coding sequence ATGCCTCAAATCTCTGTTGTGATACCAGCCTACAATGCAGAGAAAACGATTAAGGCAACTATTGACTCAGTTCTAAGCCAGACATTTTCGGATTTTGAGCTTATTGTTGTTAATGATGGTTCTTTAGACACCACATTAAATATTGTGGCAAATATTCAAGATCCTCGCATTAAATTAATCTCTCAACCCAACTCCGGTCCTCAAAAAAGCCGTAATCGTGGTATTCGTGAAGCTCAAGGAGAGTATCTTTCTTTTCTTGATGCGGATGATTTGTGGACTCCTGACAAACTAGAAGCACAATTAAAAGCACTACAAGCAAACCCTGATGCTGCGGTAGCCTATAGCTGGACAAATTGGATTGATGAAACAGGGCAATTTATAAGACGAGGAGCTTATGTTAATGCAACAGGTAATGTTTACGAAAAGTTGCTGCTAATTGACTTTGTTGAAAGCGGTTCCAATCCGCTAGTACTTAGGCAGGCACTAGATGAGATTGGCAATTTCGATGAATCTCTTGTAGGAGGTCAAGATTGGGATATGTGGCTTCGACTTGCCGCTCGCTATCCCTTTACTGTTGTCGCCTCCCCCCAAATTCTGTATAGAAAGTATCCCAATTCAAATTCTTGGTCGAACAATGTAGAGCGACAAGAGTTGGGTTTTAAGCGAGTGATTGAAAAAGCTCTAACCCACGCTCCAGAAGCTATTCAGCGGCGCAAAAAAGATATATTAGCTAATCGATACAAGTGCTTAGTGGTAGATGCTTTAGAACGACCAGCGGGACAAAAACGTGGCTTAACGGCTGCTCGGTTTCTTTGGGTAGCACTTCGGAATGATCCAGCTTTATTACGGGCAAGAGTCCTAGTTAAATTAGTCCTTAGAACTGCCGTTGTCATTTCCTTGCCACCTCCATTAGCTCAAGTATTATTGCTAAAAGCTGAAAACCTTCTAGATGTTAGAGCTTTGTATGGTTATCTGCGGATTGAGTCATCTATATCAACACCTACCTCAGTGGAACTCACCTAA
- the clpB gene encoding ATP-dependent chaperone ClpB, with protein MQPTDSSKFTDKAWEAIVKSQEVARRFKHQQLEVEHLVVALLQQDNGLASKVFDRAGVDSARLLLQLEEFAQRQPRVTDDGQLYLGRGLDLLTDRAEATRESWQDSFISVEHLLIGFAEDERIGRRLLKAVNLDAKQLETVIKTVRGSQKVTDQSPEARYAALEKYGQDLTEQAKSGKLDPVIGRDDEIRRVVQVLSRRTKNNPVLIGEPGVGKTAIAEGLAQRIINGDVPESLKNRKLISLDMGSLIAGAKYRGEFEDRLRAVLREVMDSDGQIVLFIDELHTVVGTGASQGTMDAGNLLKPMLARGELRCIGATTLDEYRKYIEKDAALERRFQQVVVDQPSVEDTISILRGLKDRYETHHGGVKITDAALVAAATLSDRYIADRFLPDKAIDLIDEAAAKLRMEITSKPVELEAIDRRLMQLEMEKLSLENEGQRAIAGGYRTSRERLTRIEQEITELSEKQQQLSGQWQTEKEALEGIKALKMEEDQLRVQIEQAERAYDLNKAAQLKYGRLESVQRDREAKEAQLLEIQSRGSGLLREQVTDADIAEIVAKWTGIPVNRLLESERQKLLQLESYLHQRVVGQDEAVESVSSAIRRARAGMKDPGRPIGSFLFMGPTGVGKTELARALAQSLFDTDDALVRLDMSEYMEKHSVSRLVGAPPGYVGYEEGGQLSEAVRRHPYSLVLLDEVEKAHPDVFNILLQVLDDGRITDSQGRLVDFRNTVIVMTSNIGSDHILDVSGDDTKYEEMRVLVLQALRSHFRPEFLNRVDDIILFHPLNLGELRQIVGIQIKRIQKLLSDQKITLELTEAAQNYIADTGYDPVYGARPLKRAIQRELENPIANKLLENTFTEGDTIMIDLVNHSLTFNKKELVPTAETVPLSSHPVVVKPAKTKS; from the coding sequence ATGCAGCCCACTGACTCTAGCAAATTCACCGACAAAGCCTGGGAAGCGATCGTTAAATCTCAGGAAGTAGCCCGTCGCTTCAAACACCAACAGCTAGAGGTGGAGCATTTAGTCGTTGCTCTCTTGCAGCAGGACAATGGACTGGCGAGCAAAGTGTTTGATCGAGCGGGTGTAGATTCAGCCCGACTCCTCCTGCAATTAGAAGAATTTGCCCAACGCCAACCCCGCGTCACAGACGATGGGCAACTCTATCTGGGTCGGGGGCTGGATTTGCTGACCGACCGAGCCGAAGCCACGCGGGAATCCTGGCAAGATAGCTTTATTTCAGTTGAGCACCTACTCATTGGCTTTGCCGAAGACGAACGCATTGGTCGGCGCTTGCTCAAGGCGGTTAATCTAGATGCCAAGCAACTAGAAACCGTAATTAAGACAGTTCGAGGCAGCCAAAAAGTGACCGATCAAAGCCCTGAGGCTCGCTACGCTGCCCTAGAAAAATATGGTCAAGACCTGACGGAACAAGCCAAATCAGGCAAGTTAGATCCTGTAATTGGTCGCGATGACGAGATTCGTCGAGTGGTTCAAGTCCTGTCACGGCGCACCAAGAATAACCCTGTCCTGATTGGGGAACCTGGAGTTGGCAAAACGGCGATCGCCGAAGGACTAGCCCAGCGCATTATCAACGGCGATGTCCCCGAATCCCTGAAAAACCGCAAACTGATTTCCCTCGACATGGGCAGTTTGATTGCAGGCGCTAAATATCGCGGCGAATTTGAAGATCGTCTGCGGGCCGTGTTGCGCGAAGTCATGGATTCCGACGGGCAAATTGTCCTCTTCATTGATGAACTCCATACCGTAGTTGGCACCGGGGCCAGCCAAGGCACCATGGATGCAGGCAACTTGCTCAAGCCGATGCTAGCTCGCGGAGAATTGCGCTGTATTGGGGCCACCACGCTCGATGAGTACCGCAAATACATCGAAAAGGACGCGGCTTTAGAGCGGCGTTTCCAGCAGGTTGTGGTCGATCAGCCTAGCGTTGAAGACACCATTTCTATCCTGCGTGGCCTTAAAGATCGCTACGAAACTCACCACGGTGGGGTCAAAATCACCGATGCTGCCTTAGTGGCGGCGGCGACTTTATCCGATCGCTATATTGCCGATCGCTTCCTCCCAGACAAGGCCATTGACTTGATCGATGAAGCAGCGGCCAAACTGCGGATGGAAATCACTTCCAAACCCGTCGAGTTAGAAGCAATCGATCGCCGTTTGATGCAGCTAGAGATGGAAAAGCTGTCTTTAGAAAATGAAGGCCAACGCGCGATCGCAGGCGGTTATCGAACCTCACGGGAGCGCTTGACTCGAATTGAGCAAGAAATTACTGAGCTGAGTGAAAAACAGCAACAGCTTTCTGGTCAGTGGCAAACCGAGAAAGAAGCCCTAGAAGGCATCAAAGCTCTGAAGATGGAGGAAGACCAACTCAGAGTCCAAATTGAGCAGGCAGAGCGAGCTTATGACCTTAATAAGGCAGCTCAACTCAAATATGGTCGTTTAGAATCGGTGCAGCGCGATCGCGAAGCTAAAGAAGCGCAGCTCCTAGAGATTCAATCTCGTGGCTCTGGCCTCTTGCGAGAGCAAGTCACCGATGCTGATATTGCCGAGATTGTCGCCAAGTGGACTGGCATCCCCGTCAATCGCCTCTTAGAATCAGAGCGGCAAAAACTGCTCCAGCTAGAATCCTACCTACATCAACGAGTTGTGGGCCAAGATGAAGCGGTAGAGTCAGTATCCTCGGCAATTCGTCGAGCACGAGCAGGGATGAAAGATCCCGGTCGTCCCATTGGTTCTTTCCTCTTCATGGGACCCACTGGAGTCGGTAAAACTGAACTGGCCCGCGCCTTAGCTCAATCCTTGTTTGACACCGATGATGCCCTGGTGCGCCTAGACATGTCGGAGTACATGGAGAAGCACTCAGTCTCTCGATTAGTTGGTGCGCCTCCAGGTTACGTCGGTTACGAAGAAGGGGGGCAATTATCCGAAGCCGTTCGACGGCATCCCTACTCTTTGGTGCTGCTTGATGAAGTCGAAAAAGCGCATCCAGACGTGTTTAATATCTTGCTGCAAGTACTCGATGATGGTCGAATTACCGACTCTCAAGGTAGGCTAGTTGACTTCCGCAACACCGTGATTGTCATGACCAGCAACATCGGCAGCGATCACATTCTAGATGTCTCAGGGGATGACACCAAGTACGAAGAGATGCGGGTTCTAGTCCTGCAAGCCCTGCGATCGCACTTCCGCCCCGAATTTCTGAACCGCGTCGATGACATCATTCTGTTCCATCCACTCAATCTTGGCGAACTGCGTCAAATTGTTGGTATTCAGATCAAACGCATTCAAAAACTTCTATCCGATCAAAAAATTACCCTAGAGCTGACAGAAGCAGCACAAAACTACATCGCTGACACAGGCTACGATCCCGTATACGGCGCTCGTCCCCTCAAACGAGCCATCCAGAGGGAACTCGAAAACCCGATCGCCAACAAGTTGCTGGAAAATACCTTCACTGAAGGCGATACCATCATGATCGACTTGGTGAATCATAGCTTGACATTTAACAAAAAAGAGTTAGTGCCTACAGCTGAGACTGTGCCCTTATCGTCTCATCCAGTTGTCGTCAAGCCAGCGAAAACAAAATCTTAG
- a CDS encoding iron uptake porin: protein MRRIHWVTGGLGSLSLLAQFSMNAQAKSPNTPEPPPKPAIDATIDIPQPPMLLQDGVFNFSSAAPALTKAQIETSPTLLEFASNDNDAIDAIAPLATLTVAQSPSTATEILDTSDPAMAQVNSVSELSDVQPTDWAYQALKSLVERYGVVTGYPDGTFRGRRSLTRYEFAAILNAVFAEINDSITGGRRTDLEPEDVETLQQLQSTYGLALSTLRDRLTGLDGRVTELEANQFSTTTKLQGQAIFAPTLGTQASLELVSRVRLDLLTALQPDALLLTQLEMGNGATDAIGEVHNRDQNLLGTTGLLADGGGLEYIEIEQTPRVRKLYYTFRPRPNLVVSLGPKIVPSDFIDRNPFANDSAVDFSSGFFINNPLIVQNQIDRLGGAGIALDWQLSSSWALRSLYAAADGDNPQEGGLFGDRNQASVELEYAMSPAGSVRLQYTNATLNDTQIEAFGINADWAFDRTTAVFGRYGSGSYQGFNSVLASNLDLQPQTWALGVVFRNLVIPGSLAGAAVGQPFITNDLGDATQTNFELFYNLSINEHLSVTPTFMWVANPNNNDTNPDVWQGTLRTVFSF, encoded by the coding sequence GTGAGGAGAATCCATTGGGTCACTGGAGGGCTGGGTAGTCTGAGCCTTCTAGCACAGTTTTCGATGAATGCTCAGGCTAAATCACCAAATACCCCAGAGCCACCCCCAAAACCAGCCATAGATGCAACGATAGACATCCCTCAGCCGCCCATGCTGCTTCAGGACGGGGTGTTTAATTTTAGCTCTGCTGCTCCTGCCTTAACCAAGGCACAGATTGAAACTAGCCCAACGCTGTTAGAGTTCGCCTCTAATGACAATGACGCGATTGACGCGATCGCTCCTCTAGCAACCTTAACCGTAGCTCAGTCACCCTCCACTGCAACCGAGATCCTAGACACCAGCGATCCAGCAATGGCTCAAGTAAATTCGGTCTCAGAGCTGTCAGATGTGCAGCCGACCGACTGGGCCTATCAAGCCTTGAAATCTTTGGTTGAGCGGTATGGTGTGGTTACAGGCTATCCGGATGGCACTTTTCGGGGACGGCGATCGCTAACTCGCTACGAATTTGCTGCCATTCTAAATGCCGTTTTTGCTGAAATTAATGACTCCATTACCGGAGGCCGTCGCACTGATTTAGAGCCAGAAGATGTTGAGACGTTGCAGCAGTTACAAAGCACCTATGGTTTAGCGTTGAGTACCTTGCGCGATCGCTTAACAGGTTTGGATGGACGAGTCACTGAGTTAGAAGCCAACCAGTTTTCCACCACAACCAAACTGCAAGGACAAGCCATTTTTGCCCCCACTCTAGGCACACAAGCTTCACTAGAGTTGGTGTCACGAGTGCGGCTAGACTTACTCACAGCTTTGCAACCGGATGCTCTTTTGCTAACCCAACTAGAAATGGGTAACGGAGCCACTGATGCGATCGGTGAAGTGCATAACCGTGACCAAAATTTGCTGGGAACCACAGGCTTATTAGCCGATGGTGGCGGATTGGAGTATATCGAAATCGAGCAGACCCCCCGAGTCCGCAAGCTTTACTACACGTTCCGCCCCAGACCGAACTTAGTGGTCAGCCTTGGCCCCAAGATTGTGCCCAGCGACTTTATTGACCGCAATCCCTTTGCTAATGACTCCGCCGTTGACTTTAGCTCTGGCTTTTTTATCAATAATCCTTTGATTGTGCAAAATCAGATTGATCGCTTGGGTGGGGCTGGTATTGCCTTAGATTGGCAACTCTCTAGCTCTTGGGCCTTGCGATCGCTCTATGCCGCAGCCGATGGCGACAACCCTCAGGAAGGCGGGTTATTTGGCGATCGCAATCAAGCCAGCGTGGAACTAGAATATGCCATGAGTCCGGCTGGAAGCGTGCGGCTACAATACACCAACGCCACCCTCAACGACACCCAAATTGAAGCCTTTGGGATCAATGCAGACTGGGCTTTTGATCGGACAACGGCAGTGTTTGGTCGCTACGGTTCTGGGTCTTACCAAGGCTTTAACTCGGTGTTAGCCAGTAACTTAGATTTACAGCCGCAAACCTGGGCTTTAGGTGTGGTATTCCGCAACTTAGTGATTCCAGGATCTTTGGCTGGGGCTGCTGTGGGTCAACCTTTCATCACCAATGATTTAGGAGACGCCACCCAAACCAATTTTGAGCTGTTCTATAATCTCTCCATCAATGAGCACCTCAGCGTCACGCCAACTTTCATGTGGGTGGCTAATCCAAACAACAACGATACCAATCCTGATGTTTGGCAAGGAACGCTACGGACGGTTTTTTCCTTTTAA
- the gloA gene encoding lactoylglutathione lyase, with the protein MRLLHTMLRVGDLEASLKFYCDLLGMKLLRRKDYPGGQFTLAFVGYGDEIDHTVIELTHNWGVEQYNLGDAYGHIAIGVDDIYATCNTIKERGGKVVREPGPMKHGSTVIAFVEDPSGYKVELIQLGTQGSTSTQQKTEPVTTH; encoded by the coding sequence ATGCGACTACTCCACACAATGCTGCGGGTTGGCGACCTAGAAGCATCACTCAAATTCTATTGCGACCTCTTAGGCATGAAGTTACTGCGTCGCAAAGACTACCCCGGTGGCCAGTTTACTCTTGCCTTCGTAGGGTATGGCGATGAAATTGACCACACAGTGATTGAACTGACTCACAACTGGGGAGTGGAGCAGTACAATCTCGGCGATGCTTATGGCCATATTGCCATTGGTGTGGATGATATTTACGCTACCTGCAACACCATTAAGGAGCGCGGTGGTAAAGTTGTGCGAGAACCAGGGCCAATGAAGCACGGCTCCACCGTGATTGCTTTTGTAGAAGACCCCAGTGGGTACAAGGTGGAATTAATTCAGCTTGGAACTCAAGGCTCAACATCAACTCAGCAAAAAACCGAGCCTGTGACAACTCACTAG
- the eno gene encoding phosphopyruvate hydratase: MIDTPETAIYSIRAREILDSRGRPTIEAEVYLENGAVGVAQVPSGASTGSFEAHELRDGDSNRYGGKGVQKAVQNVVEEIAPRLMGCDALNQEAIDRAMIDLDGSQNKANLGANAILAVSLATAKAGAEALGLPLYRYLGGPLANLLPVPLMNVINGGAHADNNVDIQEFMIVPIGAPSFREALRWGAEVFSSLSSVLKAQGLLTGVGDEGGFAPNLASNQAALDLLIAAIEKAGYKPGEQVALALDVAASELYKDGQYVYDGAAHTPAEMVDYLAKLAGQYPIVSIEDGLHEDDWQHWQLLTQKLGDRVQLVGDDLFVTNPTRLQQGIDQKAGNSILIKLNQIGSLTETLQAIDLATRNSYRSVISHRSGETEDTTIADLAVAVRAGQIKTGSLCRSERVAKYNRLLRIEDELGKQAIYAGAIGLGPR, translated from the coding sequence ATGATTGATACACCAGAGACCGCCATTTACTCCATTCGGGCGCGCGAAATCCTAGACTCACGCGGACGTCCGACTATTGAAGCGGAAGTGTATCTGGAGAATGGTGCTGTTGGAGTTGCACAGGTTCCCAGCGGTGCTTCAACGGGGAGCTTTGAGGCGCATGAATTACGCGATGGAGACTCAAACCGCTACGGTGGTAAGGGCGTACAAAAAGCGGTGCAGAACGTCGTCGAAGAAATTGCGCCTCGCTTAATGGGTTGTGATGCGTTGAATCAAGAAGCGATCGATCGCGCCATGATTGATCTAGATGGCTCGCAAAATAAAGCCAATCTGGGGGCAAATGCGATCTTAGCGGTCTCTTTGGCTACGGCTAAAGCGGGTGCCGAAGCTCTAGGTTTGCCGCTATACCGTTATTTGGGCGGGCCACTTGCGAACCTGCTACCTGTGCCTCTGATGAACGTGATCAATGGTGGAGCGCACGCAGACAACAATGTGGACATTCAAGAATTCATGATTGTCCCCATTGGGGCTCCTTCATTTCGTGAAGCTTTGCGCTGGGGGGCAGAAGTGTTTTCCTCGCTCAGTAGCGTCCTCAAGGCTCAGGGATTGCTAACTGGGGTAGGGGATGAAGGTGGTTTTGCCCCCAACCTAGCGTCTAATCAGGCAGCTTTGGATTTATTGATAGCCGCGATCGAAAAAGCGGGTTACAAGCCTGGAGAGCAAGTGGCATTGGCACTTGATGTAGCCGCGAGCGAACTCTACAAAGATGGTCAGTACGTCTATGATGGCGCTGCTCATACCCCAGCCGAGATGGTTGATTATCTGGCTAAGTTGGCGGGTCAGTATCCGATCGTCTCGATTGAAGATGGCTTGCATGAAGATGATTGGCAACATTGGCAGTTGTTGACTCAGAAGTTGGGCGATCGCGTGCAGCTAGTCGGGGATGACTTGTTTGTCACCAACCCCACTCGGCTACAGCAAGGGATTGACCAGAAAGCAGGCAATTCGATCTTGATTAAGCTGAATCAGATTGGTTCTTTAACAGAAACACTACAGGCGATCGATTTAGCCACCCGCAACAGTTACCGCTCTGTGATCAGTCACCGTTCTGGTGAAACCGAAGATACGACGATCGCGGATTTGGCTGTAGCAGTTCGTGCGGGTCAAATTAAGACGGGATCGCTTTGCCGCAGTGAACGGGTGGCGAAGTACAATCGGCTGCTGCGGATTGAGGATGAGTTGGGTAAGCAGGCGATTTATGCAGGGGCGATTGGTTTGGGGCCTCGGTAA